A single Elusimicrobiota bacterium DNA region contains:
- the speB gene encoding agmatinase, translating to MLFKPAKTQFILRKKIDFSSAAFVVVPVPYEKTTSYGRGTKHGPKAVIDASWQLELWDEETKTETWKKGIFTAGPVNCALPENKFFPALENTVERLLASTSALPFFIGGEHSITQGLLPPFIKRHKNLSILHFDAHADLRPSYEGSAHSHACAVYPASRTNKLVQIGIRSVGSDERQFHSAGGVKTHLMHENLDFKKLERDILRELTGTVYLTIDVDGFDPSVMPGTGTPQPGGFMWYEAMKLFKAVCMKKKVVGVDVVEVSPIKSTPLTEFNAAKLIYRLMGYLSARR from the coding sequence ATGCTCTTCAAACCGGCAAAAACGCAGTTCATTCTGCGCAAAAAAATAGATTTCAGCTCCGCCGCCTTCGTGGTGGTGCCGGTTCCTTACGAAAAAACCACTTCTTACGGCCGGGGAACAAAGCACGGCCCGAAGGCCGTTATAGACGCCTCCTGGCAGCTTGAGCTGTGGGATGAAGAGACCAAAACCGAAACCTGGAAAAAAGGAATTTTCACCGCAGGCCCGGTTAATTGCGCCCTGCCTGAAAATAAATTTTTCCCCGCGCTTGAAAACACCGTTGAAAGACTTCTCGCTTCCACTTCCGCTTTGCCCTTTTTTATAGGCGGCGAGCACAGCATAACCCAGGGGCTCCTGCCCCCGTTCATTAAGCGGCACAAGAACCTTTCCATCCTGCATTTTGACGCGCATGCCGACCTGAGGCCTTCCTACGAAGGGTCGGCCCACAGCCACGCCTGCGCGGTTTACCCGGCCTCGCGCACCAACAAACTTGTACAGATAGGCATACGCAGCGTAGGCTCGGACGAGCGGCAGTTCCATAGCGCCGGCGGAGTGAAAACGCATTTGATGCACGAGAACCTGGATTTTAAGAAGCTGGAACGGGATATCCTGCGCGAGTTGACCGGCACGGTTTATCTGACCATAGACGTGGACGGCTTTGACCCTTCGGTCATGCCCGGCACCGGCACGCCGCAGCCGGGCGGCTTTATGTGGTACGAAGCCATGAAACTGTTCAAAGCGGTCTGCATGAAAAAGAAAGTAGTAGGGGTGGATGTGGTGGAAGTCAGTCCGATAAAAAGCACCCCCCTGACCGAATTCAACGCCGCCAAACTTATCTACCGCCTGATGGGATATCTCAGCGCCAGGCGCTGA
- a CDS encoding cupin, with protein MSIFIKGPTLVQAAGNKPKVIEEYIGRVSTQTTIISVARMVSPAGWEEPPQNPRFSEYTLVLKGMLRVETPSGVFDVRGGQAIIMEAGERVCYSTPEEDGAEYISICLPAFSHETVRREK; from the coding sequence ATGTCCATATTTATCAAGGGACCGACTCTTGTGCAGGCGGCGGGAAACAAGCCGAAAGTTATCGAGGAATATATAGGTCGGGTCAGTACCCAAACCACTATTATAAGCGTGGCCCGCATGGTAAGTCCTGCCGGCTGGGAAGAGCCGCCGCAGAATCCCCGTTTCTCGGAGTACACGCTGGTCCTGAAGGGAATGCTCAGGGTGGAAACCCCGTCCGGAGTTTTCGATGTGCGCGGCGGGCAGGCCATTATAATGGAGGCGGGCGAGCGGGTGTGTTATTCAACGCCTGAAGAGGACGGCGCGGAATACATATCCATATGCCTGCCGGCCTTCTCGCACGAAACCGTGCGCCGTGAAAAATAG
- a CDS encoding 3-hydroxyacyl-CoA dehydrogenase NAD-binding domain-containing protein, translating into MEIKAIGIVGSGAAGTALAEIFLQNGFQVRIYDDFKDSLNVALAKISWTLSREGKSELFSNIEGIQDLAQFKGADIVIETMSRDMEDRKMCFAKLKGVMESSCIVAANCSVTPLKKLLENTELPEELAVGFNFVRPVRSNPLVELVKTNRTGDGALEACLNLLRKINKTPVIVKDNPGQIVERLLRPFILNAFKVLEEGKGSPYAIDTAFKEVGQLPFGPFETVDFIGLDEDYKAAQEIYAALGSPERLAPSATELRLVQYGQLGRKSTIGFYIYADGKIVGENPILSNVIKYLGLKQTSKEEIFTRILSPIIAEARVLASEIMASEYDIETAVKLAFGWPKGPFSYARDMAPLLEKKKVSEFDKLESF; encoded by the coding sequence ATGGAAATAAAGGCTATAGGTATTGTCGGTTCAGGCGCCGCAGGCACGGCTTTGGCGGAAATTTTTTTACAAAATGGATTTCAGGTGCGCATTTACGATGATTTCAAAGACAGTCTGAATGTGGCGCTGGCCAAAATAAGCTGGACGCTTTCGCGCGAAGGAAAAAGCGAATTATTTTCAAATATTGAGGGGATACAGGATCTCGCCCAGTTTAAAGGGGCGGATATTGTAATAGAAACCATGTCCCGTGACATGGAAGACCGAAAGATGTGTTTCGCGAAACTGAAAGGAGTGATGGAGTCCTCCTGCATTGTGGCCGCGAACTGCTCGGTGACTCCGCTTAAAAAGCTTCTTGAAAATACCGAACTGCCGGAGGAACTGGCGGTGGGTTTTAACTTCGTGCGGCCTGTGCGCTCAAACCCGCTGGTAGAACTTGTCAAAACAAACCGCACCGGCGACGGCGCGCTTGAGGCCTGTCTGAATTTACTGCGAAAGATAAACAAGACCCCGGTTATAGTGAAAGATAATCCGGGCCAGATAGTGGAACGGCTGCTCAGGCCGTTTATCCTTAACGCATTCAAGGTTCTGGAAGAGGGGAAGGGCAGCCCTTACGCGATAGACACCGCTTTCAAAGAAGTGGGGCAGCTGCCTTTCGGCCCCTTTGAGACCGTGGATTTTATCGGTCTGGACGAAGATTATAAGGCGGCGCAGGAAATATACGCGGCGCTTGGCTCTCCGGAGCGCCTGGCGCCTTCAGCCACCGAACTGCGGCTGGTGCAGTACGGCCAGCTGGGCCGCAAGTCCACCATAGGGTTTTATATTTATGCGGATGGTAAAATAGTGGGTGAAAACCCGATACTGTCAAATGTGATAAAGTACCTTGGCCTGAAACAGACTTCAAAAGAGGAGATTTTCACCCGGATACTGTCCCCTATTATAGCCGAGGCGCGGGTGCTGGCCTCAGAGATCATGGCCTCCGAATACGATATAGAGACCGCCGTCAAGCTGGCTTTCGGCTGGCCGAAAGGCCCCTTTTCCTACGCCCGCGATATGGCCCCTCTGCTGGAAAAAAAGAAAGTGTCCGAATTCGACAAACTGGAATCGTTTTAA